The proteins below come from a single Odontesthes bonariensis isolate fOdoBon6 chromosome 18, fOdoBon6.hap1, whole genome shotgun sequence genomic window:
- the LOC142368191 gene encoding uncharacterized protein LOC142368191: MPRTSRRSQAARRRAEALPVQRIGVPTPSSDFVGRRGTGRRHKANEWPISEHTGRRHKLVIPDGSLDKKLVLVIGASHLRSLADGIVKMQGGFVSFGFMSTPGADADQLRKEVEKVVLPRRPDAICVFAPSNNLTSSINHQEAGRAFKLYLEAVREHCTKVFCIGMIPRLTESMEKQELFQQEYHRVSANLKMPFYSIAEDFPLSRVDLWSYDGIHLDDNKGMRILSDRIWVFAHQFLELSAPKPLATSQAAVPYKPRFVPRVVVKGVERVPRPPPPEWTTVRYGRKRSHSGESDSDSPMERVVPDKIATPVLKECYIPLNPVRFSPELLVAMEKVSPMAVADVHTGNEMKPVERVKKPAVLRTRRVRQQVSATPSVTPAAVGVGLVSVKKNVEATSKQVDVCDVVRSPHPREASDCPGLVSVCPSELVSDREMLEVSVDFECSQTRG, from the exons ATGCCACGAACTAGTCGTAGATCTCAAGCTGCTCGTCGCCGTGCTGAGGCTTTGCCTGTTCAGCGCATTGGCGTACCAACGCCATCCAGTGACTTTGTTGGCC GCCGCGGAACTGGGCGGCGACACAAAGCGAACGAATGGCCAATCAGCGAGCATACTGGGCGTCGTCACAAGCTGGTCATTCCGGATGGGAGCCTTGATAAGAAA cTGGTTCTTGTTATCGGGGCGTCCCATTTGCGGTCCTTGGCAGATGGCATTGTTAAAATGCAAGGAGGTTTCGTATCTTTTGGCTTCATGTCGACTCCAGGGGCTGACGCAGATCAGCTGCGCAAGGAGGTTGAGAAGGTCGTACTTCCTCGTCGTCCTGACGCTATTTGCGTTTTTGCTCCATCCAACAACCTCACGTCCAGCATCAACCACCAAGAGGCAGGACGGGCCTTTAAGTTGTACCTTGAGGCAGTTCGTGAGCACTGCACTAag GTGTTCTGTATCGGTATGATTCCACGCTTGACGGAATCCATGGAGAAACAGGAGCTATTCCAGCAGGAGTATCATCGTGTTTCGGCAAATCTAA agatGCCGTTTTATTCCATTGCCGAGGACTTCCCCCTAAGTCGCGTTGATCTGTGGAGTTATGATGGA aTTCACCTTGACGACAACAAGGGGATGCGCATCCTCAGTGATCGCATTTGGGTGTTTGCGCATCAGTTCCTGGAGCTGTCTGCACCCAAGCCACTGGCCACGAGTCAGGCAGCTGTTCCGTATAAGCCACGGTTTGTCCCGCGTGTGGTTGTGAAGGGAGTGGAACGAGTCCCACGTCCACCGCCTCCAGAGTGGACAACCGTGAGATACGGCAGGAAG AGGAGCCATTCGGGGGAATCTGACTCTGATTCACCCATGGAAAGGGTGGTTCCTGATAAG ATTGCTACTCCAGTTTTGAAGGAGTGTTACATCCCCCTGAATCCTGTTCGTTTTTCACCTGAGTTGTTGGTTGCCatggaaaaagtttctccaatgGCAGTGGCAGATGTTCACACAGGCAACGAG ATGAAGCCTGTGGAACGTGTCAAGAAACCAGCTGTCTTAAGGACTAGGCGTGTGAGACAGCAG gtttcagccacaCCGAGCGTAACTCCTGCCGCTGTTGGTGTGGGGCTCGTGTCTGTGAAGAAGAAT GTTGAGGCAACATCCAAACAGGTGGATGTCTGCGATGTGGTGCGTTCTCCCCATCCTCGGGAGGCGTCTGACTGTCCTGGTTTGGTGTCTGTCTGTCCGTCCGAGCTCGTTTCTGACCGGGAG ATGCTTGAGGTGTCGGTGGATTTCGAGTGCAGCCAAACAAGAG GGTGA